One genomic region from Bufo bufo chromosome 3, aBufBuf1.1, whole genome shotgun sequence encodes:
- the LOC120994234 gene encoding olfactory receptor 52K2-like, translated as MPKMENGSNHSHIHFTHTEFVLFGFPGIITHRKMLIIPFVIVHILLLSGNFTIVYRIYVEKSLHAPMYFFISILFLSSIVCTSSITPKFLLGLSFGLDRISRAGCLIQMFSIYSITTFESGVMLSMALDRYVAVYRPLRYNNIMTKQTLVVLTCISWARSIFLVSPVVILTFSAQYCRSNIILSFVCENMGLLSLACGDITKQKMVGLVVRSIITLGDFSLLVLSYSTILYTAMKIATAKTRTKALNTCGTHLLVAMLIYMCTIISSIIYRMRTSMTIDILNLVSAIYLMFPATVNPVIYGLRVKEIRKSLMKSWR; from the coding sequence ATGCCAAAGATGGAGAACGGGTCAAACCACAGCCACATCCACTTCACTCACACAGAGTTTGTTCTCTTTGGGTTTCCTGGGATAATAACACACAGGAAAATGTTAATTATTCCCTTTGTCATTGTGCACATTCTACTCCTTTCGGGGAACTTCACCATCGTTTACAGGATCTATGTAGAGAAGAGTCTCCATGCTCCCATGTACTTCTTCATCTccatcctctttctctccagtattGTGTGTACATCTTCCATCACTCCAAAGTTCCTCCTGGGGTTGTCATTTGGTCTAGATCGGATTAGTAGAGCTGGTTGCCTCATCCAGATGTTCTCTATCTATTCCATCACTACATTTGAGTCTGGGGTCATGCTCTCCATGGCTCTGGACAGATATGTGGCAGTCTATAGACCTCTACGTTACAATAATATCATGACCAAACAGACCCTGGTGGTGTTGACCTGTATTAGCTGGGCCAGAAGCATTTTCCTTGTGTCTCCGGTCGTTATATTGACTTTTTCTGCTCAGTATTGTAGGTCCAACATCATCCTGAGCTTTGTCTGTGAGAACATGGGTCTCCTTAGCCTGGCCTGTGGGGACATCACAAAGCAAAAGATGGTGGGTCTGGTTGTCCGGAGCATAATTACATTAGGTGACTTCAGTCTTCTAGTGCTGTCCTACTCCACCATCCTCTACACGGCCATGAAGATTGCCACTGCAAAAACCCGTACCAAGGCCCTGAACACATGTGGAACACACCTACTGGTGGCCATGTTGATATATATGTGTACAATCATATCATCCATCATATACAGGATGAGAACCTCCATGACTATAGACATCCTCAATCTGGTCAGTGCCATTTACCTAATGTTTCCGGCCACAGTGAACCCGGTCATCTATGGATTAAGAGTCAAAGAGATCAGAAAAAGTCTAATGAAATCCTGGAGGTGA